Proteins from one Podospora pseudoanserina strain CBS 124.78 chromosome 1, whole genome shotgun sequence genomic window:
- a CDS encoding hypothetical protein (BUSCO:EOG09261G4Z; COG:U; EggNog:ENOG503NTVU), whose protein sequence is MRPLQPLNTMNAGARDQQTFLSPSDYDADAISIRSDQDTDSEDDERQMRARNSRELRAHDRLVLMEEEELGQLVTETRRKKERERRGSGLPLPIPNPLTLFSRRLSDASRSRSASPSFHSAESVDGNDGGERRSRRKARRKAKKDRLLTVAQHGEDGELMYEMEEGGVKSGSDTGESSDRDDSDEVDRKNLLHMGAVKAKRRRSCCRWGLLYALIIVGFGILVLVAWKLSIEKKATAQTAAKLVSNGTALFAPTTIIISLDGFRADFVDRGLTPRLNAFVKEGVSPRYMLPSFPSVTFPNHYTLVTGLYPEAHGVVGNSFWDPELKEEFYYTDPKRSLHPKWWKGEPFWVTAQKQGLKTAIHMWPGSEAHILNTNPTYMDKYNGKEKLSKKVDRVLEFLDMPDDERPQVIAAYIPNVDAVGHTFGPNSTEIQLTIGKVDKMLDRIFKGLEERRLTSIVNVIVVSDHGMATTDITRVVQLEDLVDVSKIEHTDGWPLVGLRPKNPNDLQEIHAQLVERTKANPNLDVYLRDMDMPERWHFSRNDRIAPLWIVPKTGWALVKMEEMNLKEAQAKGTVYAPRGLHGYDNEHPLMRALFVARGPAFPHQPNSEVEVFQNINVYNMLCDSVGITPAPNNGTLRLPLKPIGLHSDHEFDSPAESSTQTPVLSSSTSAKPVMVNPVTASAPLVAPTATVTKTVEKTIEVDKPTAQPSSDPSGDDEGDDGKSPLDKVGDSVKGFWDWFSGKVSHWWDKVSNGDDGESEEPPENPNE, encoded by the exons ATGCGTCCCCTCCAGCCGCTGAACACAATGAATGCGGGCGCCCGAGACCAACAGACGTTTTTGTCGCCGTCCGATTACGACGCCGATGCGATTTCGATCCGCAGCGATCAGGACACGGATagtgaggatgacgagaggCAGATGCGAGCGAGGAACAGTCGCGAGTTGAGGGCGCACGAcaggctggtgctgatggaggaggaggagcttggccaGTTGGTGACTGAGACacggaggaagaaggagagggagaggaggggttctgggttgccgttgccgaTACCGAATCCGTTGACGTTGTTTTCGAGGAGGCTGAGCGATGCTTCGAGATCGAGGTCGGCGAGTCCGTCATTTCACTCGGCTGAGTCGGTTGACGGGAatgatgggggggagaggaggtcgaggagaaaagcgaggaggaaggcgaagaaggaccGGTTGCTGACTGTGGCGCAAcatggtgaggatggggagttgaTGTATGAaatggaagaggggggggtgaagagTGGGAGCGATACTGGGGAAAGCAGTGATCGGGATGACAGCGATGAGGTGGACAGGAAGAATCTCTTACACATGGGTGCTGTGAAAgcgaagagaaggaggagctgttgTCGCTGGGGCCTACTTTATGCACTCATAATTGTTGGCTTTGGGATTCTGGTTTTGGTGGCTTGGAAGTTGTCAATTGAGAAGAAGGCAACGGCACAAACCGCAGCGAAACTTGTCAGCAACGGCACGGCTCTGTTCGCTCCTACGACCATTATCATCAGTTTAGACGGATTTCGCGCCGATTTTGTTGACAGGGGCTTGACACCGAGGCTCAATGCCTTTGTCAAAGAGGGTGTATCACCACGCTATATGCTGCCGTCTTTTCCCAGCGTCACCTTTCCTAATCATTACACCTTGGTCACTGGGCTGTACCCCGAGGCTCATGGGGTGGTTGGCAACTCCTTCTGGGATCCCGAGCTCAAAGAGGAATTCTACTACACTGATCCTAAAAGAAGCCTACATCCAAAATGGTGGAAGGGCGAGCCGTTCTGGGTGACAGCTCAGAAGCAAGGCCTCAAGACTGCAATACATATGTGGCCTGGGAGTGAAGCTCACATTCTCAACACGAACCCTACCTACATGGACAAGTACAACGGAAAGGAGAAGCTGTCCAAGAAAGTCGACCGGGTTCTTGAGTTCCTGGATATGCCGGATGATGAGCGCCCACAAGTGATCGCGGCATACATTCCTAATGTTGATGCGGTTGGGCACACATTTGGTCCCAACAGTACTGAAATTCAGCTTACAATTGGCAAGGTCGACAAGATGCTAGACCGCATCTTTAAGGGGCTGGAGGAACGACGCTTGACAAGTATTGTCAATGTTATTGTCGTTTCTGACCATGGCATGGCAACCACCGATATAACACGCGTTGTGCAGTTGGAGgatcttgttgatgtcaGCAAGATCGAACACACAGATGGATGGCCGCTGGTTGGTTTGAGACCGAAGAATCCCAATGATCTTCAGGAGATTCACGCACAGTTGGTTGAGAGGACCAAGGCGAACCCGAATCTCGACGTGTACCTCAGGGATATGGACATGCCTGAGAGATGGCATTTCTCCCGGAATGACCGCATTGCTCCTTTATGGATCGTGCCCAAGACTGGGTGGGCGCTtgtgaagatggaggagatgaatCTGAAAGAAGCACAAGCGAAGGGTACTGTCTATGCGCCACGCGGCCTACACGGGTACGACAACGAACACCCTCTTATGAGGGCGTTGTTTGTCGCTCGGGGCCCTGCTTTCCCTCACCAGCCAAAtagtgaggttgaggtttttC AAAACATCAATGTCTATAACATGCTCTGTGATTCGGTTGGGATCACCCCTGCGCCAAACAACGGCACCCTTAGGCTTCCTCTGAAGCCGATTGGTCTGCACAGCGATCACGAATTTGATTCGCCTGCTGAGTCGAGCACCCAAACGCCTGTGTTGTCAAGCTCAACATCGGCGAAGCCTGTCATGGTCAACCCAGTCACAGCCAGTGCTCCTTTGGTTgctccaacagcaacagtgACAAAGACGGTTGAGAAGACTATCGAGGTCGACAAGCCGACAGCGCAGCCCTCTTCGGATCCCTCAGGCGAtgacgagggcgatgatggcaagTCCCCTCTGGACAAAGTAGGTGACTCGGTCAAAGGGTTTTGGGATTGGTTTTCTGGAAAGGTCTCGCATTGGTGGGACAAAGTCTCcaacggcgatgatggcgagaGTGAGGAGCCTCCCGAAAACCCCAACGAGTAA
- a CDS encoding hypothetical protein (EggNog:ENOG503P0YX): MAQPMGLTLDDIVFDEATPEQQRIALELRAEACPNPHEFIERERHLTQHELTRSDCRQWVLYLKGYPRQIIASCEAIRQKILVSDGTARESYGYTIRHVFTTPVWRRLGMAAYLLRYVKERMDEDSECSVFFSDSGREYYTGLGWLAYQGKQANLILLSLPQSPPLTPIDSPPQTPGEGPRPRAPSFSYRPTGRADAVTVDLLRLEDLPLLCKHDNYQLSARFRDMPSGKKTHVAFAPTYARLEWQLARAEFDAVKMTGKTITYKGAKTGNSRSWLYWAHDIPAKKLRILRIVHGVECQTKAQKVADTQVLLEAALAEAKEWGLPRVVLWNPDEDVITGCKAVGNRNTASVKVVFDQQMGGCVPSLRWKPSEPGVPVRVIEWEDNYGYCLP; encoded by the coding sequence ATGGCCCAACCAATGGGCTTGACGCTCGATGATATTGTCTTCGACGAAGCCACGCCGGAGCAGCAGCGCATTGCTCTTGAACTAAGAGCTGAAGCCTGCCCTAATCCTCACGAATTCATCGAGCGCGAGCGTCACCTCACACAACATGAGCTTACTCGCTCTGACTGTCGACAGTGGGTCCTCTATCTCAAGGGATACCCAAGACAGATCATCGCGAGCTGTGAAGCTATACGCCAAAAGATCCTCGTCTCCGATGGAACTGCTAGGGAGTCATATGGTTACACCATCCGACACGTCTTCACAACACCGGTTTGGCGTCGATTAGGCATGGCTGCGTATCTGCTCCGCTATGTGAAGGAGCGGATGGATGAAGACAGTGAATGCAGCGTGTTCTTCAGCGACAGCGGAAGGGAATACTATACCGGTCTTGGATGGTTGGCATACCAGGGAAAGCAAGCTAACCTCATCCTGCTTTCCCTGCCGCAATCGCCCCCCCTCACGCCTATcgactcaccaccacaaacccCAGGAGAGGGACCACGGCCCCGAGCCCCATCGTTCTCATATCGGCCTACAGGGCGCGCTGATGCTGTCACGGTAGACCTTCTTCGGCTCGAGGATCTCCCTTTGCTTTGCAAGCATGACAACTACCAGCTCAGCGCTCGCTTCAGAGACATGCCGTCTGGCAAGAAGACGCATGTAGCCTTTGCCCCAACCTATGCCCGTCTAGAATGGCAGCTTGCCCGCGCTGAATTTGACGCGGTGAAAATGACGGGGAAGACGATCACTTACAAGGGCGCCAAGACGGGCAACTCGAGGAGCTGGTTATACTGGGCGCATGATATCCCAGCCAAGAAACTTCGGATTCTGAGAATTGTGCATGGGGTGGAGTGCCAGACTAAGGCTCAGAAAGTCGCCGATACGCAGGTTCTCCTTGAAGCAGCCCTGGCCGAGGCAAAAGAATGGGGGCTACCCAGAGTCGTGCTTTGGAACCCAGATGAGGACGTGATTACGGGGTGCAAAGCGGTTGGGAACAGGAACACGGCGAGCGTAAAGGTTGTTTTTGATCAGCAAATGGGTGGTTGTGTACCGAGCTTGCGGTGGAAGCCCTCGGAGCCGGGTGTGCCAGTACGAGTGATTGAGTGGGAGGACAATTACGGATATTGCTTGCCTTGA
- a CDS encoding hypothetical protein (BUSCO:EOG09265BWR; EggNog:ENOG503P4QE; COG:J): protein MAELNIGATAWRRVEVGRVLKLESGSLAAIVEIIDHKRALVDGPSSNEKLVTPRGEVSFANTLLTPIVIDKLPRGARTGTVKKAWEAAGVDAKWAATNWAKKQEKQEKRQALTDFDRFKVMRLKKQRRFEERKALAKIKSSA, encoded by the exons ATGGCGGAACTCAACATCGGAGCGACAGCGTGGCGCCGCGTAGAGGTTGGCCGTGTTCTCAAGCTTGAGAGCGGCAGCCTCGCTGCTATCGTCGAGATCATCGACCACAAGCGC GCTTTGGTCGacggcccctcctccaacgaGAAGCTCGTCACCCCCCGCGGCGAGGTCTCTTtcgccaacaccctcctgacccccatcgtcatcgaTAAGCTCCCCCGCGGTGCCCGGACAGGTACCGTCAAGAAGGCCTGGGAGGCTGCCGGCGTTGACGCCAAGTGGGCTGCCACCAACtgggccaagaagcaggagaagcaggagaagcgCCAGGCCCTTACCGACTTTGACCGCTTCAAGGTTATGCggttgaagaagcagagaAGGTTCGAGGAGCGCAAGGCTCTCGCCAAGATCAAGTCCTCGGCTTAA
- the EGD2 gene encoding GAL4 enhancer protein (COG:U; EggNog:ENOG503NYAS), protein MANPRVEELPEEETKKTQVEELDDSSDDSDVEAGDASLPAGSTTMVHSRNEKKARKAIEKLHLTRVPGITRVTLRRPKNILFVINNPEVYKSPNSNTYIVFGEAKIEDLNASAQAAAAQQLASQSAEHDHAGHDHSHEGHSHAAKEEEEDDAEEVDAEGIEDKDIELVMTQANVSRKKAIKALKENDNDIVNSIMALSV, encoded by the exons ATGGCCAACCCCCGTGTCGAGGAACTCCCCGAGgaggagaccaagaagacccaagtcgaggagctcgatgACTCCAGCGACGACTCCGATGTTGAGGCCGGCGATGCCAGCCTCCCCGCCGGCTCGACCACCATGGTCCATTCGCGcaacgagaagaaggctcgCAAGGCCATCGAGAAGCTGCACCTCACCCGCGTCCCCGGTATCACCCGTGTGACTCTCCGCCGCCCCAAGAAC ATTCTCTTCGtgatcaacaaccccgaGGTTTACAAgtcccccaacagcaacacctACAT TGTGTTCGGTGAGGCCAAGATTGAAGACCTCAACGCCAGCGCTCaggccgccgctgcccaGCAGCTCGCCAGCCAGTCCGCTGAGCACGACCACGCCGGCCACGACCACTCCCACGAGGGCCACTCCCACgccgccaaggaggaggaggaggatgacgccgaggaggtcgacgCCGAGGGCATTGAGGACAAGGACATCGAGCTTGTCATGACCCAGGCCAACGTCTCCAGAAAGAAGGCCATCAAGGCGCTGAAAGAGAACGACAACGACATAGTCAACTCGATCATGGCATTGAGTGTCTAG
- the ATP7 gene encoding ATP synthase d subunit (COG:C; EggNog:ENOG503P34B): MAARSAALKVDWAKITTSLGLRGQTVAGLQAFKKRNDDVRRKVQQLSELPTTVDFAHYRSVLKNQAVVDEIEKRFTAFKPATYDVSRQLKAIDVFEAEAVKNAEATKQKVDLELKDLEKTLANIESARPFEELTVDEVAAAEPSIDEKTAKLVSKGRWSVPGYKEKFGDLSVL; encoded by the exons ATGGCCGCA CGCAGCGCAGCTCTCAAGGTCGACTGGGCCAAGATCACCACCTCGCTCGGCCTGCGCGGCCAGACGGTCGCCGGCCTCCAGGCCTTCAAGAAGCGCAACGACGACGTCCGCCGCAAGGTCCAGCAGCTTTCCGagctccccaccaccgtcgaCTTTGCCCACTACCGCTCCGTCCTCAAGAACCAGGCCGTTGTCGACGAGATCGAGAAGCGTTTCACGGCCTTCAAGCCCGCCACCTATGACGTCTCCCGCCAGCTCAAGGCGATCGATGTgttcgaggccgaggccgtcaAGAATGCCGAGGCGACCAAGCAGAAGGTCGACTTGGAGTTGAAGGACCTGGAGAAGACGCTGGCCAACATTGAGAGCGCCAGGCCGTTTGAGGAGCTTactgttgatgaggttgctgctgctgagccgAGCATTGATGAGAAGACTGCCAAGTTGGTCAGCAAGGGCCGCTGGTCTGTGCCTGGGTACAAG GAGAAATTCGGCGATCTTTCCGTCCTTTAA